A stretch of Bos mutus isolate GX-2022 chromosome 8, NWIPB_WYAK_1.1, whole genome shotgun sequence DNA encodes these proteins:
- the FANCG gene encoding Fanconi anemia group G protein isoform X6: MAHQTPLGSSASHVSCLDLWREKNDQLVRQAKVAQDSSLPMRRQQLAQDALEGLRGLLCSLRGLPATVSVLPLELTVLCNFITLRANLAQGFTEDLAQDIQQGLERVLETQGQLEARLEHGLWGLWDSTLRVSCLLPELLPALHHLAGLQAALWLTTNRLGDLTLLLQTLTVSQSRASEDMLLLLKTWRPPAEESGAPLTLQDARGLRDVLLTAFAYRQGLQELITGSLPKALSSLHEAASGLCPRSLLVQVYTALGTCLRKMGSPQRALLYLVAALKEGSTWGPPLLEASRLYQQLGNIAAEIESLELLVEFSPPPCPPGPCVPELFLEAAAALIQAGRAQDALTVCEELLSRTSFLLPKRPRLWEDARRRTKESPHCSHWVSATHLLQGQAWVQLGAQKEAISEYSRCLELLFRATPKDKEQGPASSCEQGCTSDMALQQLQTAALISRGLEWVALGQDTKALQDFLLSVQMCPGNQDASYHLLQTLRRLDRRDEATALWQRLEAQTELPQENTAWSLPLYLETCLGWIRPPDRETLCEEFQTSGDL, from the exons AtggctcaccagactcctctgggcTCTTCAGCCTCACACGTCAGCTGCCTGGACCTGTGGAGGGAAAAGAATGACCAGCTAGTTCGACAGGCCAAG GTTGCTCAGGACTCAAGTCTGCCTATGAGGCGACAGCAGTTGGCTCAGGATGCACTGGAAGGGCTCAGGGGACTCCTCTGTAGTCTGCGGG GGCTACCTGCGACTGTTTCTGTTCTGCCTTTGGAACTGACTGTCCTCTGCAACTTTATCACCCTGAGGGCAAACCTGGCACAGGGTTTCACTGAGGACCTGGCACAGGATATCCAGCAAGGCCTAGAGAGAG TGCTGGAGACGCAGGGGCAGCTGGAAGCCAGGCTGGAACATGGGCTCTGGGGGCTGTGGGACTCCACCCTCCGTGTTTCCTGCCTTCTGCCGGAGCtgctccctgcccttcaccacctTGCCGGCCTGCAGGCTGCCCTCTGGCTGACCACTAACCGTCTTGGGGACCTGACCTTGCTGCTGCAGACCCTGACTGTTAGCCAG AGCAGAGCCTCTGAagatatgctgctgcttctgaaaaCTTGGAGACCCCCAGCTGAGGAGTCAGGTGCTCCGCTGACCCTGCAGGATGCCCGAGGCTTGAGGGATGTCCTTCTGACAGCATTTGCCTATCGTCAAG GCCTCCAGGAGCTGATCACAGGGAGCTTGCCCAAGGCACTGAGCAGCCTGCATGAAGCGGCCTCAGGTCTGTGCCCACGGTCTCTGTTGGTCCAGGTATACACAGCCCTGGGGACCTGTCTTCGTAAGATG GGCAGTCCACAGAGAGCTCTGCTCTACTTGGTTGCAGCCCTGAAAGAGGGATCAACCTGGGGTCCCCCGCTTCTGGAGGCCTCCAGGCTATATCAGCAACTGGGGAACATAGCAGCGGAGATTGAGAGTCTGGAGCTGCTGGTTGAG TTCTCCCCACCACCTTGCCCTCCAGGGCCCTGTGTACCTGAGTTGTTTTTGGAGGCAGCAGCAGCGTTGATCCAGGCAGGCCGAGCCCAGGATGCTTTGACCGTATGTGAGGAGCTGCTTAGCCGTACATCATTTCTGCTTCCCAAGAGGCCTCGGCTGTGGGAAGATGCcagaagaagaaccaaagagtcaCCACACTGCTCACACTGGGTCTCTGCTACCCATCTGCTTCAGGGCCAAGCTTGGGTGCAACTGGGGGCCCAAAAGGAGGCAATTAGTGAATATAGCCG GTGTCTTGAGCTGCTCTTCCGGGCCACACCTAAGGATAAAGAACAAG GGCCTGCTTCCAGCTGTGAGCAGGGGTGTACGTCAGATATGGCACTACAACAGCTTCAGACAGCTGCCCTCATTAGtcgtggactggaatgggtggccctTGGCCAGGATACCAAAGCCCTACAGGACTTCCTTCTCAGTGTGCAGATGTGCCCAG GTAATCAAGATGCTTCCTATCACCTGCTTCAGACTCTGAGGAGGCTGGATCGGAGGGATGAGGCCACTGCTCTCTGGCAGAGGCTGGAGGCCCAAACTGAGTTGCCACAGGAGAATACTGCATG GTCCCTCCCCCTGTACTTAGAAACCTGTTTGGGCTGGATCCGTCCCCCTGACCGTGAAACCCTTTGTGAGGAATTTCAGACATCTGGAGACTTGTGA
- the FANCG gene encoding Fanconi anemia group G protein isoform X3: MAHQTPLGSSASHVSCLDLWREKNDQLVRQAKVAQDSSLPMRRQQLAQDALEGLRGLLCSLRGLPATVSVLPLELTVLCNFITLRANLAQGFTEDLAQDIQQGLERVLETQGQLEARLEHGLWGLWDSTLRVSCLLPELLPALHHLAGLQAALWLTTNRLGDLTLLLQTLTVSQSRASEDMLLLLKTWRPPAEESGAPLTLQDARGLRDVLLTAFAYRQGLQELITGSLPKALSSLHEAASGLCPRSLLVQGSPQRALLYLVAALKEGSTWGPPLLEASRLYQQLGNIAAEIESLELLVEALSITCIPEARQLLIEVELLLPQPDPASPLHCGTQSQAKYLLASRCLQTGRAADAAEHYLDLLALLLDGSEPKFSPPPCPPGPCVPELFLEAAAALIQAGRAQDALTVCEELLSRTSFLLPKRPRLWEDARRRTKESPHCSHWVSATHLLQGQAWVQLGAQKEAISEYSRCLELLFRATPKDKEQGPASSCEQGCTSDMALQQLQTAALISRGLEWVALGQDTKALQDFLLSVQMCPGNQDASYHLLQTLRRLDRRDEATALWQRLEAQTELPQENTAWSLPLYLETCLGWIRPPDRETLCEEFQTSGDL; this comes from the exons AtggctcaccagactcctctgggcTCTTCAGCCTCACACGTCAGCTGCCTGGACCTGTGGAGGGAAAAGAATGACCAGCTAGTTCGACAGGCCAAG GTTGCTCAGGACTCAAGTCTGCCTATGAGGCGACAGCAGTTGGCTCAGGATGCACTGGAAGGGCTCAGGGGACTCCTCTGTAGTCTGCGGG GGCTACCTGCGACTGTTTCTGTTCTGCCTTTGGAACTGACTGTCCTCTGCAACTTTATCACCCTGAGGGCAAACCTGGCACAGGGTTTCACTGAGGACCTGGCACAGGATATCCAGCAAGGCCTAGAGAGAG TGCTGGAGACGCAGGGGCAGCTGGAAGCCAGGCTGGAACATGGGCTCTGGGGGCTGTGGGACTCCACCCTCCGTGTTTCCTGCCTTCTGCCGGAGCtgctccctgcccttcaccacctTGCCGGCCTGCAGGCTGCCCTCTGGCTGACCACTAACCGTCTTGGGGACCTGACCTTGCTGCTGCAGACCCTGACTGTTAGCCAG AGCAGAGCCTCTGAagatatgctgctgcttctgaaaaCTTGGAGACCCCCAGCTGAGGAGTCAGGTGCTCCGCTGACCCTGCAGGATGCCCGAGGCTTGAGGGATGTCCTTCTGACAGCATTTGCCTATCGTCAAG GCCTCCAGGAGCTGATCACAGGGAGCTTGCCCAAGGCACTGAGCAGCCTGCATGAAGCGGCCTCAGGTCTGTGCCCACGGTCTCTGTTGGTCCAG GGCAGTCCACAGAGAGCTCTGCTCTACTTGGTTGCAGCCCTGAAAGAGGGATCAACCTGGGGTCCCCCGCTTCTGGAGGCCTCCAGGCTATATCAGCAACTGGGGAACATAGCAGCGGAGATTGAGAGTCTGGAGCTGCTGGTTGAG gCTTTGAGTATCACTTGTATCCCTGAAGCCCGTCAGCTTCTCATTGAGGTAGAGTTATTACTCCCACAACCTGACCCAGCCTCACCCCTTCACTGTGGCACACAGAGCCAGGCCAAGTACCTGCTAGCAAGCCGATGCCTACAGACAGGAAG GGCAGCAGACGCTGCAGAACATTACCTGGACCTGCTCGCCCTGTTGCTGGATGGCTCAGAGCCAAAG TTCTCCCCACCACCTTGCCCTCCAGGGCCCTGTGTACCTGAGTTGTTTTTGGAGGCAGCAGCAGCGTTGATCCAGGCAGGCCGAGCCCAGGATGCTTTGACCGTATGTGAGGAGCTGCTTAGCCGTACATCATTTCTGCTTCCCAAGAGGCCTCGGCTGTGGGAAGATGCcagaagaagaaccaaagagtcaCCACACTGCTCACACTGGGTCTCTGCTACCCATCTGCTTCAGGGCCAAGCTTGGGTGCAACTGGGGGCCCAAAAGGAGGCAATTAGTGAATATAGCCG GTGTCTTGAGCTGCTCTTCCGGGCCACACCTAAGGATAAAGAACAAG GGCCTGCTTCCAGCTGTGAGCAGGGGTGTACGTCAGATATGGCACTACAACAGCTTCAGACAGCTGCCCTCATTAGtcgtggactggaatgggtggccctTGGCCAGGATACCAAAGCCCTACAGGACTTCCTTCTCAGTGTGCAGATGTGCCCAG GTAATCAAGATGCTTCCTATCACCTGCTTCAGACTCTGAGGAGGCTGGATCGGAGGGATGAGGCCACTGCTCTCTGGCAGAGGCTGGAGGCCCAAACTGAGTTGCCACAGGAGAATACTGCATG GTCCCTCCCCCTGTACTTAGAAACCTGTTTGGGCTGGATCCGTCCCCCTGACCGTGAAACCCTTTGTGAGGAATTTCAGACATCTGGAGACTTGTGA
- the FANCG gene encoding Fanconi anemia group G protein isoform X2 yields the protein MAHQTPLGSSASHVSCLDLWREKNDQLVRQAKVAQDSSLPMRRQQLAQDALEGLRGLLCSLRGLPATVSVLPLELTVLCNFITLRANLAQGFTEDLAQDIQQGLERVLETQGQLEARLEHGLWGLWDSTLRVSCLLPELLPALHHLAGLQAALWLTTNRLGDLTLLLQTLTVSQSRASEDMLLLLKTWRPPAEESGAPLTLQDARGLRDVLLTAFAYRQGLQELITGSLPKALSSLHEAASGLCPRSLLVQVYTALGTCLRKMGSPQRALLYLVAALKEGSTWGPPLLEASRLYQQLGNIAAEIESLELLVEALSITCIPEARQLLIEVELLLPQPDPASPLHCGTQSQAKYLLASRCLQTGRAADAAEHYLDLLALLLDGSEPKFSPPPCPPGPCVPELFLEAAAALIQAGRAQDALTVCEELLSRTSFLLPKRPRLWEDARRRTKESPHCSHWVSATHLLQGQAWVQLGAQKEAISEYSRCLELLFRATPKDKEQGPQGLLPAVSRGVRQIWHYNSFRQLPSLVVDWNGWPLARIPKPYRTSFSVCRCAQTLRRLDRRDEATALWQRLEAQTELPQENTAWSLPLYLETCLGWIRPPDRETLCEEFQTSGDL from the exons AtggctcaccagactcctctgggcTCTTCAGCCTCACACGTCAGCTGCCTGGACCTGTGGAGGGAAAAGAATGACCAGCTAGTTCGACAGGCCAAG GTTGCTCAGGACTCAAGTCTGCCTATGAGGCGACAGCAGTTGGCTCAGGATGCACTGGAAGGGCTCAGGGGACTCCTCTGTAGTCTGCGGG GGCTACCTGCGACTGTTTCTGTTCTGCCTTTGGAACTGACTGTCCTCTGCAACTTTATCACCCTGAGGGCAAACCTGGCACAGGGTTTCACTGAGGACCTGGCACAGGATATCCAGCAAGGCCTAGAGAGAG TGCTGGAGACGCAGGGGCAGCTGGAAGCCAGGCTGGAACATGGGCTCTGGGGGCTGTGGGACTCCACCCTCCGTGTTTCCTGCCTTCTGCCGGAGCtgctccctgcccttcaccacctTGCCGGCCTGCAGGCTGCCCTCTGGCTGACCACTAACCGTCTTGGGGACCTGACCTTGCTGCTGCAGACCCTGACTGTTAGCCAG AGCAGAGCCTCTGAagatatgctgctgcttctgaaaaCTTGGAGACCCCCAGCTGAGGAGTCAGGTGCTCCGCTGACCCTGCAGGATGCCCGAGGCTTGAGGGATGTCCTTCTGACAGCATTTGCCTATCGTCAAG GCCTCCAGGAGCTGATCACAGGGAGCTTGCCCAAGGCACTGAGCAGCCTGCATGAAGCGGCCTCAGGTCTGTGCCCACGGTCTCTGTTGGTCCAGGTATACACAGCCCTGGGGACCTGTCTTCGTAAGATG GGCAGTCCACAGAGAGCTCTGCTCTACTTGGTTGCAGCCCTGAAAGAGGGATCAACCTGGGGTCCCCCGCTTCTGGAGGCCTCCAGGCTATATCAGCAACTGGGGAACATAGCAGCGGAGATTGAGAGTCTGGAGCTGCTGGTTGAG gCTTTGAGTATCACTTGTATCCCTGAAGCCCGTCAGCTTCTCATTGAGGTAGAGTTATTACTCCCACAACCTGACCCAGCCTCACCCCTTCACTGTGGCACACAGAGCCAGGCCAAGTACCTGCTAGCAAGCCGATGCCTACAGACAGGAAG GGCAGCAGACGCTGCAGAACATTACCTGGACCTGCTCGCCCTGTTGCTGGATGGCTCAGAGCCAAAG TTCTCCCCACCACCTTGCCCTCCAGGGCCCTGTGTACCTGAGTTGTTTTTGGAGGCAGCAGCAGCGTTGATCCAGGCAGGCCGAGCCCAGGATGCTTTGACCGTATGTGAGGAGCTGCTTAGCCGTACATCATTTCTGCTTCCCAAGAGGCCTCGGCTGTGGGAAGATGCcagaagaagaaccaaagagtcaCCACACTGCTCACACTGGGTCTCTGCTACCCATCTGCTTCAGGGCCAAGCTTGGGTGCAACTGGGGGCCCAAAAGGAGGCAATTAGTGAATATAGCCG GTGTCTTGAGCTGCTCTTCCGGGCCACACCTAAGGATAAAGAACAAG GTCCCCAGGGCCTGCTTCCAGCTGTGAGCAGGGGTGTACGTCAGATATGGCACTACAACAGCTTCAGACAGCTGCCCTCATTAGtcgtggactggaatgggtggccctTGGCCAGGATACCAAAGCCCTACAGGACTTCCTTCTCAGTGTGCAGATGTGCCCAG ACTCTGAGGAGGCTGGATCGGAGGGATGAGGCCACTGCTCTCTGGCAGAGGCTGGAGGCCCAAACTGAGTTGCCACAGGAGAATACTGCATG GTCCCTCCCCCTGTACTTAGAAACCTGTTTGGGCTGGATCCGTCCCCCTGACCGTGAAACCCTTTGTGAGGAATTTCAGACATCTGGAGACTTGTGA
- the FANCG gene encoding Fanconi anemia group G protein isoform X1: MAHQTPLGSSASHVSCLDLWREKNDQLVRQAKVAQDSSLPMRRQQLAQDALEGLRGLLCSLRGLPATVSVLPLELTVLCNFITLRANLAQGFTEDLAQDIQQGLERVLETQGQLEARLEHGLWGLWDSTLRVSCLLPELLPALHHLAGLQAALWLTTNRLGDLTLLLQTLTVSQSRASEDMLLLLKTWRPPAEESGAPLTLQDARGLRDVLLTAFAYRQGLQELITGSLPKALSSLHEAASGLCPRSLLVQVYTALGTCLRKMGSPQRALLYLVAALKEGSTWGPPLLEASRLYQQLGNIAAEIESLELLVEALSITCIPEARQLLIEVELLLPQPDPASPLHCGTQSQAKYLLASRCLQTGRAADAAEHYLDLLALLLDGSEPKFSPPPCPPGPCVPELFLEAAAALIQAGRAQDALTVCEELLSRTSFLLPKRPRLWEDARRRTKESPHCSHWVSATHLLQGQAWVQLGAQKEAISEYSRCLELLFRATPKDKEQGPASSCEQGCTSDMALQQLQTAALISRGLEWVALGQDTKALQDFLLSVQMCPGNQDASYHLLQTLRRLDRRDEATALWQRLEAQTELPQENTAWSLPLYLETCLGWIRPPDRETLCEEFQTSGDL; encoded by the exons AtggctcaccagactcctctgggcTCTTCAGCCTCACACGTCAGCTGCCTGGACCTGTGGAGGGAAAAGAATGACCAGCTAGTTCGACAGGCCAAG GTTGCTCAGGACTCAAGTCTGCCTATGAGGCGACAGCAGTTGGCTCAGGATGCACTGGAAGGGCTCAGGGGACTCCTCTGTAGTCTGCGGG GGCTACCTGCGACTGTTTCTGTTCTGCCTTTGGAACTGACTGTCCTCTGCAACTTTATCACCCTGAGGGCAAACCTGGCACAGGGTTTCACTGAGGACCTGGCACAGGATATCCAGCAAGGCCTAGAGAGAG TGCTGGAGACGCAGGGGCAGCTGGAAGCCAGGCTGGAACATGGGCTCTGGGGGCTGTGGGACTCCACCCTCCGTGTTTCCTGCCTTCTGCCGGAGCtgctccctgcccttcaccacctTGCCGGCCTGCAGGCTGCCCTCTGGCTGACCACTAACCGTCTTGGGGACCTGACCTTGCTGCTGCAGACCCTGACTGTTAGCCAG AGCAGAGCCTCTGAagatatgctgctgcttctgaaaaCTTGGAGACCCCCAGCTGAGGAGTCAGGTGCTCCGCTGACCCTGCAGGATGCCCGAGGCTTGAGGGATGTCCTTCTGACAGCATTTGCCTATCGTCAAG GCCTCCAGGAGCTGATCACAGGGAGCTTGCCCAAGGCACTGAGCAGCCTGCATGAAGCGGCCTCAGGTCTGTGCCCACGGTCTCTGTTGGTCCAGGTATACACAGCCCTGGGGACCTGTCTTCGTAAGATG GGCAGTCCACAGAGAGCTCTGCTCTACTTGGTTGCAGCCCTGAAAGAGGGATCAACCTGGGGTCCCCCGCTTCTGGAGGCCTCCAGGCTATATCAGCAACTGGGGAACATAGCAGCGGAGATTGAGAGTCTGGAGCTGCTGGTTGAG gCTTTGAGTATCACTTGTATCCCTGAAGCCCGTCAGCTTCTCATTGAGGTAGAGTTATTACTCCCACAACCTGACCCAGCCTCACCCCTTCACTGTGGCACACAGAGCCAGGCCAAGTACCTGCTAGCAAGCCGATGCCTACAGACAGGAAG GGCAGCAGACGCTGCAGAACATTACCTGGACCTGCTCGCCCTGTTGCTGGATGGCTCAGAGCCAAAG TTCTCCCCACCACCTTGCCCTCCAGGGCCCTGTGTACCTGAGTTGTTTTTGGAGGCAGCAGCAGCGTTGATCCAGGCAGGCCGAGCCCAGGATGCTTTGACCGTATGTGAGGAGCTGCTTAGCCGTACATCATTTCTGCTTCCCAAGAGGCCTCGGCTGTGGGAAGATGCcagaagaagaaccaaagagtcaCCACACTGCTCACACTGGGTCTCTGCTACCCATCTGCTTCAGGGCCAAGCTTGGGTGCAACTGGGGGCCCAAAAGGAGGCAATTAGTGAATATAGCCG GTGTCTTGAGCTGCTCTTCCGGGCCACACCTAAGGATAAAGAACAAG GGCCTGCTTCCAGCTGTGAGCAGGGGTGTACGTCAGATATGGCACTACAACAGCTTCAGACAGCTGCCCTCATTAGtcgtggactggaatgggtggccctTGGCCAGGATACCAAAGCCCTACAGGACTTCCTTCTCAGTGTGCAGATGTGCCCAG GTAATCAAGATGCTTCCTATCACCTGCTTCAGACTCTGAGGAGGCTGGATCGGAGGGATGAGGCCACTGCTCTCTGGCAGAGGCTGGAGGCCCAAACTGAGTTGCCACAGGAGAATACTGCATG GTCCCTCCCCCTGTACTTAGAAACCTGTTTGGGCTGGATCCGTCCCCCTGACCGTGAAACCCTTTGTGAGGAATTTCAGACATCTGGAGACTTGTGA
- the FANCG gene encoding Fanconi anemia group G protein isoform X5 has protein sequence MAHQTPLGSSASHVSCLDLWREKNDQLVRQAKVAQDSSLPMRRQQLAQDALEGLRGLLCSLRGLPATVSVLPLELTVLCNFITLRANLAQGFTEDLAQDIQQGLERVLETQGQLEARLEHGLWGLWDSTLRVSCLLPELLPALHHLAGLQAALWLTTNRLGDLTLLLQTLTVSQSRASEDMLLLLKTWRPPAEESGAPLTLQDARGLRDVLLTAFAYRQGLQELITGSLPKALSSLHEAASGLCPRSLLVQVYTALGTCLRKMGSPQRALLYLVAALKEGSTWGPPLLEASRLYQQLGNIAAEIESLELLVEALSITCIPEARQLLIEVELLLPQPDPASPLHCGTQSQAKYLLASRCLQTGRAADAAEHYLDLLALLLDGSEPKFSPPPCPPGPCVPELFLEAAAALIQAGRAQDALTVCEELLSRTSFLLPKRPRLWEDARRRTKESPHCSHWVSATHLLQGQAWVQLGAQKEAISEYSRCLELLFRATPKDKEQGNQDASYHLLQTLRRLDRRDEATALWQRLEAQTELPQENTAWSLPLYLETCLGWIRPPDRETLCEEFQTSGDL, from the exons AtggctcaccagactcctctgggcTCTTCAGCCTCACACGTCAGCTGCCTGGACCTGTGGAGGGAAAAGAATGACCAGCTAGTTCGACAGGCCAAG GTTGCTCAGGACTCAAGTCTGCCTATGAGGCGACAGCAGTTGGCTCAGGATGCACTGGAAGGGCTCAGGGGACTCCTCTGTAGTCTGCGGG GGCTACCTGCGACTGTTTCTGTTCTGCCTTTGGAACTGACTGTCCTCTGCAACTTTATCACCCTGAGGGCAAACCTGGCACAGGGTTTCACTGAGGACCTGGCACAGGATATCCAGCAAGGCCTAGAGAGAG TGCTGGAGACGCAGGGGCAGCTGGAAGCCAGGCTGGAACATGGGCTCTGGGGGCTGTGGGACTCCACCCTCCGTGTTTCCTGCCTTCTGCCGGAGCtgctccctgcccttcaccacctTGCCGGCCTGCAGGCTGCCCTCTGGCTGACCACTAACCGTCTTGGGGACCTGACCTTGCTGCTGCAGACCCTGACTGTTAGCCAG AGCAGAGCCTCTGAagatatgctgctgcttctgaaaaCTTGGAGACCCCCAGCTGAGGAGTCAGGTGCTCCGCTGACCCTGCAGGATGCCCGAGGCTTGAGGGATGTCCTTCTGACAGCATTTGCCTATCGTCAAG GCCTCCAGGAGCTGATCACAGGGAGCTTGCCCAAGGCACTGAGCAGCCTGCATGAAGCGGCCTCAGGTCTGTGCCCACGGTCTCTGTTGGTCCAGGTATACACAGCCCTGGGGACCTGTCTTCGTAAGATG GGCAGTCCACAGAGAGCTCTGCTCTACTTGGTTGCAGCCCTGAAAGAGGGATCAACCTGGGGTCCCCCGCTTCTGGAGGCCTCCAGGCTATATCAGCAACTGGGGAACATAGCAGCGGAGATTGAGAGTCTGGAGCTGCTGGTTGAG gCTTTGAGTATCACTTGTATCCCTGAAGCCCGTCAGCTTCTCATTGAGGTAGAGTTATTACTCCCACAACCTGACCCAGCCTCACCCCTTCACTGTGGCACACAGAGCCAGGCCAAGTACCTGCTAGCAAGCCGATGCCTACAGACAGGAAG GGCAGCAGACGCTGCAGAACATTACCTGGACCTGCTCGCCCTGTTGCTGGATGGCTCAGAGCCAAAG TTCTCCCCACCACCTTGCCCTCCAGGGCCCTGTGTACCTGAGTTGTTTTTGGAGGCAGCAGCAGCGTTGATCCAGGCAGGCCGAGCCCAGGATGCTTTGACCGTATGTGAGGAGCTGCTTAGCCGTACATCATTTCTGCTTCCCAAGAGGCCTCGGCTGTGGGAAGATGCcagaagaagaaccaaagagtcaCCACACTGCTCACACTGGGTCTCTGCTACCCATCTGCTTCAGGGCCAAGCTTGGGTGCAACTGGGGGCCCAAAAGGAGGCAATTAGTGAATATAGCCG GTGTCTTGAGCTGCTCTTCCGGGCCACACCTAAGGATAAAGAACAAG GTAATCAAGATGCTTCCTATCACCTGCTTCAGACTCTGAGGAGGCTGGATCGGAGGGATGAGGCCACTGCTCTCTGGCAGAGGCTGGAGGCCCAAACTGAGTTGCCACAGGAGAATACTGCATG GTCCCTCCCCCTGTACTTAGAAACCTGTTTGGGCTGGATCCGTCCCCCTGACCGTGAAACCCTTTGTGAGGAATTTCAGACATCTGGAGACTTGTGA
- the FANCG gene encoding Fanconi anemia group G protein isoform X7: protein MAHQTPLGSSASHVSCLDLWREKNDQLVRQAKVAQDSSLPMRRQQLAQDALEGLRGLLCSLRGLPATVSVLPLELTVLCNFITLRANLAQGFTEDLAQDIQQGLERVLETQGQLEARLEHGLWGLWDSTLRVSCLLPELLPALHHLAGLQAALWLTTNRLGDLTLLLQTLTVSQSRASEDMLLLLKTWRPPAEESGAPLTLQDARGLRDVLLTAFAYRQGLQELITGSLPKALSSLHEAASGLCPRSLLVQVYTALGTCLRKMGSPQRALLYLVAALKEGSTWGPPLLEASRLYQQLGNIAAEIESLELLVEALSITCIPEARQLLIEVELLLPQPDPASPLHCGTQSQAKYLLASRCLQTGRAADAAEHYLDLLALLLDGSEPKFSPPPCPPGPCVPELFLEAAAALIQAGRAQDALTVCEELLSRTSFLLPKRPRLWEDARRRTKESPHCSHWVSATHLLQGQAWVQLGAQKEAISEYSRCLELLFRATPKDKEQEVPRACFQL from the exons AtggctcaccagactcctctgggcTCTTCAGCCTCACACGTCAGCTGCCTGGACCTGTGGAGGGAAAAGAATGACCAGCTAGTTCGACAGGCCAAG GTTGCTCAGGACTCAAGTCTGCCTATGAGGCGACAGCAGTTGGCTCAGGATGCACTGGAAGGGCTCAGGGGACTCCTCTGTAGTCTGCGGG GGCTACCTGCGACTGTTTCTGTTCTGCCTTTGGAACTGACTGTCCTCTGCAACTTTATCACCCTGAGGGCAAACCTGGCACAGGGTTTCACTGAGGACCTGGCACAGGATATCCAGCAAGGCCTAGAGAGAG TGCTGGAGACGCAGGGGCAGCTGGAAGCCAGGCTGGAACATGGGCTCTGGGGGCTGTGGGACTCCACCCTCCGTGTTTCCTGCCTTCTGCCGGAGCtgctccctgcccttcaccacctTGCCGGCCTGCAGGCTGCCCTCTGGCTGACCACTAACCGTCTTGGGGACCTGACCTTGCTGCTGCAGACCCTGACTGTTAGCCAG AGCAGAGCCTCTGAagatatgctgctgcttctgaaaaCTTGGAGACCCCCAGCTGAGGAGTCAGGTGCTCCGCTGACCCTGCAGGATGCCCGAGGCTTGAGGGATGTCCTTCTGACAGCATTTGCCTATCGTCAAG GCCTCCAGGAGCTGATCACAGGGAGCTTGCCCAAGGCACTGAGCAGCCTGCATGAAGCGGCCTCAGGTCTGTGCCCACGGTCTCTGTTGGTCCAGGTATACACAGCCCTGGGGACCTGTCTTCGTAAGATG GGCAGTCCACAGAGAGCTCTGCTCTACTTGGTTGCAGCCCTGAAAGAGGGATCAACCTGGGGTCCCCCGCTTCTGGAGGCCTCCAGGCTATATCAGCAACTGGGGAACATAGCAGCGGAGATTGAGAGTCTGGAGCTGCTGGTTGAG gCTTTGAGTATCACTTGTATCCCTGAAGCCCGTCAGCTTCTCATTGAGGTAGAGTTATTACTCCCACAACCTGACCCAGCCTCACCCCTTCACTGTGGCACACAGAGCCAGGCCAAGTACCTGCTAGCAAGCCGATGCCTACAGACAGGAAG GGCAGCAGACGCTGCAGAACATTACCTGGACCTGCTCGCCCTGTTGCTGGATGGCTCAGAGCCAAAG TTCTCCCCACCACCTTGCCCTCCAGGGCCCTGTGTACCTGAGTTGTTTTTGGAGGCAGCAGCAGCGTTGATCCAGGCAGGCCGAGCCCAGGATGCTTTGACCGTATGTGAGGAGCTGCTTAGCCGTACATCATTTCTGCTTCCCAAGAGGCCTCGGCTGTGGGAAGATGCcagaagaagaaccaaagagtcaCCACACTGCTCACACTGGGTCTCTGCTACCCATCTGCTTCAGGGCCAAGCTTGGGTGCAACTGGGGGCCCAAAAGGAGGCAATTAGTGAATATAGCCG GTGTCTTGAGCTGCTCTTCCGGGCCACACCTAAGGATAAAGAACAAG AGGTCCCCAGGGCCTGCTTCCAGCTGTGA